GGTTAATTCACTTTGATTGCCCAGCGCAGCCTTCAACATCGTTAAACGCTGCTCTGGAGTTGCAATGGGCGCTTCACGGTGTGGCGGAACATGGCACGGAATCAGGCGCACTTCAGCCAACCCCAAGAACTGTTTCAGTTCCAGCGCTAAACGCAGGTGCCCAAAATGGACAGGATCAAACGTCCCACCAAAAATACCTATGGGCTTCTGAATACGCTTATTGACGGATATGACCATCACCCAGCACGACAAATTTTTGAGTGGTCAAACCTTCCAATCCAACAGGGCCACGCACATGTAATTTATCCGTGCTGATACCAATTTCAGCGCCTAGACCATATTCAAAACCATCTGCAAAACGTGTTGATGCATTCACCATTACTGAGCTGGAGTCCACCTCCCGTAAGAAGCGGCGAGCACGCGCATAGTCTTCCGTCAAAATAGCCTCGGTGTGTCCTGAGCTGTACTGGCTGATATGATCCATCGCTTCATCCAAATCGTCGACAATTCGAATCGACAAAATAGGTGCTAAATATTCAGTACTCCAATCTTCATCAGTGGCTGCAACAACGCCTTCAACCAATGCCCGTGTGGCAGCACAACCCCGTAATTCAACACCTTCTTCACGGTACAGACGGCATAATTCGGGTAAAACCTGCGGTGCAATGCCTTTGGCAACTAAAAGGGTTTCCGTGGTATTACACGTGCCATAACGCTGGGTTTTAGCATTAAATGCAACTGCAACCGCTTTTTCGATATCCGCTTTATCATCAATGTAAGTATGGCAAACACCATCCAGATGTTTAATCACAGGAACGGTGGCTTCAGCACTGACTCGCTTGATCAGCCCAACGCCGCCTCGTGGAATAATCACGTCGACATACTCTTTCATACGAATCAATAAACCGACCGCTTCACGATCCACCGTATCAATCAGACAGACCGCATCACTGGGCAAGCCTGCTTTTTCCAGCCCTTCTTTCACACACAATGCAATGGCTTGATTCGAATGAAACGCTTCAGAACCACCGCGCAAAATCGCAGCGTTGCCTGACTTCAGGCACAAGCCCGCAGCATCTGCCGTCACATTTGGACGAGACTCATAAATGATACCGATCACACCCAACGGCACGCGCATATGCCCCACTTGAATGCCGGAAGGGCGAT
The sequence above is drawn from the Gammaproteobacteria bacterium genome and encodes:
- a CDS encoding glutamate-5-semialdehyde dehydrogenase is translated as MINLNDYMIAVGERARSASRQMARADVSAKNAALMAIADLINAKQIMLLEANAKDMKSGEANGLDAALLDRLELNAARIQSMSDGLRQIAALPDPVGGISDLNYRPSGIQVGHMRVPLGVIGIIYESRPNVTADAAGLCLKSGNAAILRGGSEAFHSNQAIALCVKEGLEKAGLPSDAVCLIDTVDREAVGLLIRMKEYVDVIIPRGGVGLIKRVSAEATVPVIKHLDGVCHTYIDDKADIEKAVAVAFNAKTQRYGTCNTTETLLVAKGIAPQVLPELCRLYREEGVELRGCAATRALVEGVVAATDEDWSTEYLAPILSIRIVDDLDEAMDHISQYSSGHTEAILTEDYARARRFLREVDSSSVMVNASTRFADGFEYGLGAEIGISTDKLHVRGPVGLEGLTTQKFVVLGDGHIRQ